One Antiquaquibacter oligotrophicus genomic region harbors:
- a CDS encoding HEAT repeat domain-containing protein, translating into MTTNTTALAAALERESSSDRLQAALTAGTAPRPEYLTVLVARSAVEPDFFVRDMLTWAIVRHDASVSVPLLLREVAEGGDQARSQSLHTLSKIGDERGWRAITSELLRDKNDEVARSAWRAAAILVPPGEEAVLAESLASQLGRGDATMRLSLSRAFAALGDASLPTLERHAKHGTADARAHAIASARLVLDPDATFDDLIREAVRAVSLQAAPALPPDDDAHR; encoded by the coding sequence ATGACGACCAACACCACCGCCCTCGCCGCCGCGCTCGAGCGCGAGTCATCGTCCGACCGCCTGCAGGCTGCATTGACCGCCGGCACAGCCCCGCGGCCCGAGTACCTCACCGTGCTGGTGGCCCGGAGCGCCGTCGAGCCGGACTTCTTTGTGCGCGACATGCTCACGTGGGCGATCGTGCGGCACGACGCATCCGTCTCGGTGCCGCTCCTTTTGCGCGAAGTAGCCGAGGGCGGCGATCAGGCACGGAGCCAGTCGCTCCACACACTCTCCAAGATCGGTGACGAGCGCGGCTGGCGGGCGATCACCTCCGAACTTCTGCGCGACAAAAACGACGAAGTGGCGCGGAGCGCGTGGCGGGCAGCGGCCATTCTCGTGCCGCCAGGGGAGGAGGCTGTGCTCGCCGAGTCGCTCGCCTCCCAGCTCGGGCGCGGTGATGCGACCATGCGTTTGAGCCTCAGTCGTGCCTTCGCCGCCCTCGGCGACGCATCACTTCCCACCCTCGAGCGACACGCGAAGCACGGAACGGCGGATGCTCGCGCCCACGCCATCGCCTCCGCGAGGCTTGTGCTTGACCCCGACGCCACGTTCGACGACCTCATCCGCGAGGCGGTTCGTGCCGTCTCGCTGCAGGCTGCACCGGCCCTGCCACCGGACGACGATGCGCATCGGTGA
- a CDS encoding DNA glycosylase AlkZ-like family protein, with protein sequence MQHLAGPQARRLRRQSQLLDGSTLTPTEVVDRAVAFQGQDLRAVLRAIAIRSAPGTTVADVVAAFDEGRLVRSWPLRGTLFATTPEHLAFLLSHTGERMHRSMIKRRGDLGLDDAVIERARGLLLAALAERPQSRADAMTVWQAAGIDTSAGRGYHLIVHLALAGLIHWGPFDGEEQLLVATNARQPVTDALPEVVRSVILARAPMSEADLAWWTKLPLGVLRPALAEVPDLERVVVEGAEMLMIGHPAEESGPAGVDLLPGFDEWILGYADRSLVADEAAMTTMIPGGNGIFRPVVLADGVVVGTWRVPIVRGKPTEPVLDLVRDLSPRDRRAVAAAIDAWPHG encoded by the coding sequence ATGCAGCACCTTGCGGGCCCCCAGGCTCGGCGCCTCCGGCGGCAGTCTCAGCTCCTCGACGGGTCCACGCTCACACCGACCGAGGTGGTCGATCGCGCCGTTGCTTTCCAGGGTCAGGACCTCCGCGCGGTTCTGCGAGCGATCGCGATCCGGTCGGCGCCGGGCACCACGGTCGCCGATGTTGTCGCCGCCTTCGACGAGGGACGTCTCGTGCGTTCCTGGCCGCTGCGCGGCACACTCTTCGCCACAACCCCCGAGCACCTGGCGTTCCTCCTCTCCCACACGGGCGAACGGATGCACCGATCGATGATCAAGCGGCGAGGCGACCTCGGTCTCGACGATGCCGTGATCGAGCGTGCTCGAGGCTTGCTCCTCGCCGCCCTCGCCGAACGCCCGCAGAGCAGGGCAGACGCCATGACGGTGTGGCAGGCGGCGGGTATCGACACGAGCGCCGGTCGCGGGTACCACCTCATCGTTCACCTTGCCCTCGCGGGGCTCATCCACTGGGGTCCGTTCGACGGCGAGGAGCAGTTGCTCGTCGCGACCAATGCTCGGCAGCCGGTGACGGATGCCCTCCCCGAGGTCGTGCGGTCGGTCATCCTCGCGCGTGCCCCGATGAGCGAAGCCGATCTCGCCTGGTGGACGAAGCTGCCGCTCGGGGTGCTGCGTCCCGCGCTCGCGGAGGTGCCAGATCTCGAGCGGGTGGTGGTCGAGGGTGCGGAGATGCTGATGATCGGGCATCCCGCTGAGGAATCCGGGCCGGCCGGCGTCGATCTGTTGCCCGGTTTCGACGAGTGGATTCTCGGCTACGCCGACAGGTCGCTTGTCGCCGACGAAGCCGCGATGACCACCATGATTCCGGGTGGCAACGGCATCTTCCGACCCGTGGTTCTTGCCGACGGGGTTGTTGTGGGAACGTGGCGTGTGCCGATCGTGCGCGGTAAGCCAACAGAACCCGTGCTGGATCTCGTGCGCGATCTGTCGCCCCGCGACCGGCGCGCGGTTGCCGCAGCGATCGACGCTTGGCCGCACGGCTGA
- a CDS encoding MerR family transcriptional regulator — translation MRIGEVARLSGVSARMLRHYNDIGLLTPSGRTSSGYRHYDDADLRRLLEIESLRSLGLSLAEVRSAIDDPGALSPQQIVDEVIARTRERIELDRELVRRLEAVRSTRPEEWTEVPRLVALLRGLGSSHPSSRQRAALSHGGATVAPLVDAALAEEDPNVAGALTWAMARSKGDPVPALEEALGSPLDSVRRRAVESLVKLGAIDALQRALTHVDSVVRDKSALAVGGSGGFDALPALVEMIVAGRDDVPAAEMLGLLANDEERGAEVVAAVSAALETPDASSRTRLTQALAELPPETARSLAVALAGDPDERVAITARYILRVTQPPETTQPR, via the coding sequence ATGCGCATCGGTGAAGTCGCGCGCCTCTCTGGCGTGAGCGCCCGGATGCTGCGGCACTACAACGACATCGGACTCCTCACGCCGAGCGGCCGAACGTCGTCGGGGTACCGGCACTACGACGACGCGGACCTTCGGCGCCTCCTCGAGATCGAGTCGCTGCGGTCGCTCGGGCTCTCGCTCGCCGAGGTGCGTTCGGCAATCGACGATCCGGGCGCGCTCTCGCCGCAGCAGATCGTCGACGAGGTGATCGCGCGCACACGCGAGCGCATCGAACTGGACCGGGAGCTCGTGCGGCGGCTGGAGGCCGTGCGGTCCACTCGGCCGGAGGAGTGGACGGAGGTGCCGCGGCTTGTTGCACTCTTGCGGGGGTTGGGGTCGTCGCATCCGTCGTCCCGTCAGCGAGCCGCACTTTCGCACGGTGGGGCGACCGTCGCGCCCCTCGTCGATGCGGCGCTCGCCGAGGAGGATCCGAATGTCGCCGGCGCTCTCACGTGGGCGATGGCTCGATCGAAGGGCGACCCGGTGCCGGCGCTCGAGGAGGCGCTGGGGAGCCCGTTGGATTCCGTGCGCCGACGTGCCGTTGAGTCACTCGTCAAACTCGGGGCGATCGATGCCCTGCAACGCGCGCTCACCCACGTCGACTCCGTCGTGCGCGACAAGAGCGCGCTCGCCGTCGGTGGGAGCGGAGGGTTTGACGCGCTGCCCGCTCTCGTCGAGATGATCGTCGCCGGCCGTGACGATGTGCCAGCCGCTGAGATGCTGGGGCTGCTCGCGAACGACGAAGAGCGGGGCGCCGAGGTTGTGGCCGCGGTGTCCGCCGCCCTCGAGACACCGGATGCCTCCTCCCGAACGCGTCTCACCCAGGCGCTTGCTGAGCTACCCCCGGAGACGGCGCGCTCGCTCGCGGTGGCGCTCGCCGGTGACCCGGACGAGCGCGTCGCGATCACCGCGCGCTACATCCTGCGCGTAACCCAGCCCCCCGAGACGACGCAGCCTCGCTAG
- a CDS encoding low molecular weight protein-tyrosine-phosphatase codes for MSFERALSQPALFRICFVCTGNICRSPMAETVFTDLVRRAGLERSIAVMSAGTGDWHVGEPSDDRTLTALAAQGYNGSGHRARQFDPAWFADLDLVVVFDRSQERILKAWAGNEQDRSKVQLLLSFDGEQAELGDVPDPYYSDAAMFDRVLGMTVRACTALFRQITPAIRQGVT; via the coding sequence ATGTCGTTTGAGCGCGCACTGAGTCAGCCCGCGCTTTTTCGTATCTGCTTCGTCTGCACCGGCAATATCTGCCGGTCTCCGATGGCTGAAACCGTCTTCACCGACCTCGTGCGCAGGGCGGGCCTCGAACGCAGCATCGCCGTGATGTCCGCAGGAACGGGCGATTGGCATGTTGGCGAACCCTCGGATGACCGCACGCTGACGGCCCTCGCGGCGCAGGGTTACAACGGCTCAGGCCACCGTGCCCGCCAGTTCGACCCGGCCTGGTTCGCCGATCTCGACCTCGTGGTGGTCTTCGATCGAAGCCAGGAGCGCATCCTCAAAGCCTGGGCGGGCAACGAGCAGGACCGGTCGAAAGTACAGTTGTTGCTGAGCTTCGACGGCGAGCAGGCCGAGTTGGGTGATGTGCCCGACCCGTACTACTCCGACGCCGCGATGTTCGACAGGGTCCTCGGGATGACCGTGCGAGCCTGTACAGCACTCTTCCGGCAGATCACGCCGGCAATCCGACAGGGAGTTACATGA
- a CDS encoding phage holin family protein — protein sequence MTFLVRILINAIALWLTTLLVAGVAVLPYAPNDTLATVLTYLLVALIFGIVNGVVGNFIRIVAFPIYILTLGLISFIVNGLLLLLVAWISSLLGFGLVVDGFWWGVLGALVLGLISWLIGILLRPLTKDR from the coding sequence ATGACCTTCCTGGTGCGCATCCTCATCAACGCCATCGCCCTGTGGCTCACAACCCTCCTTGTCGCGGGGGTCGCGGTGCTGCCCTACGCTCCCAACGACACTCTCGCGACTGTGCTCACGTACCTGCTCGTCGCCCTCATCTTCGGCATCGTCAATGGCGTCGTCGGCAACTTCATCCGTATCGTCGCCTTCCCGATTTACATCCTCACGCTCGGCCTCATCTCCTTCATCGTCAACGGTCTACTCCTCCTCCTTGTCGCGTGGATCTCCTCCCTCCTCGGCTTCGGTCTGGTCGTTGATGGCTTCTGGTGGGGTGTGCTCGGAGCACTCGTGCTCGGTCTCATCAGCTGGCTCATCGGCATCCTGCTCCGTCCGCTCACGAAGGACCGCTGA
- the purB gene encoding adenylosuccinate lyase: MSLPPQPLSPLDGRYRAAVATLGDHLSEAGLNRARVRVEVEWLLYLTDHELFGSQRLDHEQARVLREFAAEFGQREIDRLAELEATTRHDVKAVEYLVREKLAELGLNSVAELTHFAATSEDINNLSYALTIGAAVREVWLPAYRTVIDTLRGLAVEHRDAPMLSRTHGQPATPTTMGKELAVVVYRLERILAQVEATEYLGKFSGASGTFSAHLSAGPELDWPAISQEFVTSLGLTWNPLTTQIESHDWQAELYARISHANRVLHNLCTDVWTYISLGYFRQIPQAGATGSSTMPHKINPIRFENAEANLELSSALLDSLGATLVTSRLQRDLTDSTTQRNVGVALGHSLLALDNIARGLGEISLDQAALDADLDSNWEVLAEAIQTVIRAEVTAGRSSIADPYAVLKELTRGRRVGQPELVEFIDGLDIGDEAKARLRGLTPATYAGLASSLVTYIEH, translated from the coding sequence ATGAGCCTGCCCCCCCAGCCCTTGAGTCCTCTCGACGGACGCTACCGCGCCGCGGTCGCCACCCTCGGGGATCACCTGTCGGAGGCCGGGCTGAACCGGGCACGAGTCCGTGTCGAGGTCGAGTGGTTGCTCTACCTCACCGACCATGAGCTCTTCGGTAGTCAGCGTCTCGACCACGAGCAGGCTCGTGTGCTTCGCGAGTTCGCCGCCGAGTTCGGACAGCGGGAGATCGATCGCCTCGCCGAACTCGAGGCAACGACCCGCCACGACGTGAAGGCCGTCGAGTACCTCGTTCGCGAGAAGCTCGCCGAGCTGGGGCTCAACTCGGTGGCCGAGCTCACCCACTTCGCCGCGACGAGCGAAGACATCAACAACCTGTCCTACGCGCTCACCATCGGTGCGGCCGTTCGGGAGGTCTGGCTGCCCGCGTACCGAACCGTCATCGACACCCTTCGCGGTCTCGCCGTCGAGCACCGTGACGCCCCCATGCTCTCGCGCACCCACGGGCAGCCCGCGACCCCCACGACGATGGGCAAGGAACTCGCGGTTGTCGTCTACCGCTTGGAGCGCATCCTCGCGCAAGTCGAGGCGACCGAGTATCTCGGCAAGTTCAGCGGAGCGAGCGGCACGTTCTCGGCGCACCTGTCGGCGGGGCCCGAGTTGGACTGGCCCGCGATCTCACAGGAGTTCGTGACATCCCTCGGCCTCACCTGGAACCCGCTCACCACGCAGATCGAGTCACACGACTGGCAGGCCGAGCTCTACGCGCGCATCTCCCACGCCAATCGTGTGCTGCACAATCTGTGCACGGATGTGTGGACCTACATCTCTCTCGGATACTTCCGGCAGATCCCGCAGGCTGGCGCCACGGGTTCCTCCACGATGCCGCACAAGATCAACCCGATCCGTTTCGAGAACGCCGAGGCCAACCTCGAACTCTCGAGTGCGCTCCTCGACTCGCTCGGAGCGACACTCGTCACAAGCCGCCTGCAGCGCGACCTCACCGACTCGACGACCCAACGCAATGTCGGTGTCGCGCTCGGCCACTCGCTCCTCGCCCTTGACAACATCGCGCGAGGGCTTGGGGAGATCAGCCTCGACCAGGCGGCTCTGGATGCCGACCTCGACTCGAACTGGGAGGTGCTCGCCGAGGCCATCCAGACGGTCATCCGCGCGGAGGTAACGGCGGGGCGCAGCTCGATCGCCGACCCCTACGCGGTGCTCAAGGAGCTCACGCGCGGCCGTCGGGTCGGGCAACCCGAGCTCGTGGAGTTCATCGACGGTCTCGACATCGGGGACGAGGCCAAGGCGCGGCTGCGCGGCCTGACCCCCGCGACCTACGCGGGCCTCGCGTCATCCCTCGTCACCTACATCGAGCACTGA
- a CDS encoding DUF308 domain-containing protein: MKSWIAPLARAVPAIALGIAITFSADHSATLGLIVFGIFGVVTGIAIGAFALRDETGSTRSLSLVQAALGVLLGAAALIVPGGGLPYLVFLVSAWAVTTGFLEIYLGIRSRGSAVSRDRLFLGALTVVLAIVVLVVPPDFVQEYTVDDNGYQLTASVIIVGLLGAYGAIVGVFLVIAGLSLKFATTPEPVETSA, from the coding sequence GTGAAGTCCTGGATCGCTCCGCTTGCCAGGGCGGTCCCGGCGATCGCCCTCGGTATCGCCATCACCTTCTCGGCCGACCACTCCGCAACACTCGGACTCATCGTGTTCGGCATCTTCGGAGTCGTCACCGGAATCGCGATCGGCGCCTTCGCACTGCGCGACGAGACCGGATCAACGCGCAGCCTGAGCCTCGTGCAGGCAGCCCTCGGAGTGCTGCTCGGAGCAGCGGCGCTCATCGTGCCGGGTGGCGGTCTCCCGTATCTCGTGTTCCTCGTGAGCGCGTGGGCGGTCACGACCGGATTCCTCGAGATTTACCTCGGCATCCGGTCGCGGGGGAGCGCGGTATCCCGGGACCGCCTGTTTCTCGGAGCGCTCACCGTTGTGCTCGCCATCGTGGTGCTCGTGGTGCCCCCGGACTTTGTGCAGGAATACACGGTCGACGACAACGGGTATCAGCTCACGGCATCCGTCATCATCGTGGGATTGTTGGGGGCCTACGGTGCGATCGTCGGTGTGTTCCTCGTGATTGCGGGGCTCTCCCTCAAGTTCGCCACCACCCCAGAACCCGTTGAAACGAGCGCATGA